The sequence below is a genomic window from Mycobacterium spongiae.
TGGGGCACCCATAAAATCAATCTCACAGGTTTCAACCCTCACGCGCTGCGCTGCCCTCGCGCACCATCCCGGTAGCAAACAGAGCACCAGAAGCGGTGCGGAACGGGAGGGTATATGAGCCTGGCATTTCACTGGTTTCTGCCGACCTACGGCGATTCCCGGAACCTGGTCCCGGGTGGCCATGGCACGCCGATGTCCGGGGACCGGCCTGCGACGCTGCGTTACCTGCGCCAGATTTGTGCGGCCGCCGAAACCAATGGTTTCGAGGCGGTATTGACGCCCACCGGATTGTGGTGCGAGGACGCCTGGCTGACCACGGCGATGCTGATCGAGGACACCGACACGCTGAAGTTTCTGGTCGCGGTCCGACCGGGGCTGACCAGCCCGACCCTGGCCGCCCAGATGGCGGGGACTTTCCAACGGCACTCAGGCGGACGACTGCTGCTCAACGTCGTCACCGGTGGCGAGTCGCATGAGCAACAGGCCTACGGGGATTTCCTGGACAAGCAGTCGCGGTACGCCCGTACCGCCGAATTCCTCCAGGTCGTCCGCCGACTATGGGCTTCAAGTGATCCGGTGACCTTCGCGGGCGATCACATCCGCGTCGAGGGTGCCGAGCTGACCAATCGGCCCGACCCGGTGCCGGCGGTCTTCTTCGGCGGATCGTCAGAACCCGCCGGGTCGGTCGCGGCTAGGCACGCCGACGTCTACCTCACCTGGGGCGAGCCGTTGGTCGCTGTCGGTGAGAAACTGGACTGGATTCGCGGGCTTGCCGCAGGTAGTGGCCGGGTTCTCCAGTACGGCTTGCGGATCCACGTGATCAGTCGCGACACCGCTGAGGAGGCGTGGCGCGAGGCGGACAGGCTGCTGGCCGGTGTCGATGCGGCCGACGTCGAACGGCTGCAGGCCAGCCTGGCGCGCAGCGAATCGGTAGGGCAGCGGCGGATGCTGGAGTTGCACGGCGGAAGCGTCAGCGAGCTGGTGGTCGCGCCCAACTTGTGGGCCGGGGTAGGACTGGTACGAGGCGGGGCTGGCACGGCCCTGGTCGGGTCGCACGACGAGGTCGCCCAACGGCTGGTCGAGTACTCCAACCTGGGCATCACCCATTTCATCTTGTCGGGATATCCGCACCTGGAGGAGGCCTACCGGTTTGGCGAAGGCGTGCTGCCGCTGCTAGAACGCCGCGGCCTCTGGAAGCGGCCGAACGCCGCGGCCGAACCCGAACCCGCGGTTCCGTTCGCGGTCGCCGCCGCGCACTGACCCCGATGGCGACAGCACTACCGGTGCGCCCGACCGGCGCGGGTGAGTCGCAACGGCAGCAGTCCCGGCGCCTGCGCATTGTCGTGGTAGCAAGCTTGCTGGGCACCACCGTGGAGTGGTACGACTTCTTCCTCTACGCCACCGCAGCCGGTCTGGTGTTCAACCGGGTGTTCTTTCCCGGCGAAAGTTCCCTGGTGGGCACCCTGCTGGCGTTCGCGACATTCGCGCTCGGGTTCGTGATGCGGCCAATCGGCGGGTTGGTGTTCGGGCATATCGGCGACCGCGTCGGCCGCAAACGCAGTCTGGCGCTGACGATGCTGATCATGGGCGGCGCTACCACGTTGATTGGGGCCTTGCCCACCGCGGCCCAGGTCGGGGTCTGGGCACCGGTGGGCTTGCTGGCACTGCGCTTGGTGCAGGGTTTCGCGCTCGGCGGTGAGTGGGCCGGTGCGATGCTGCTGGCTGTCGAACACAGCCCAGCTCACCGGCGGGGCCGCTTCGGGGCGATTCCCCAGATGGG
It includes:
- a CDS encoding LLM class flavin-dependent oxidoreductase, which translates into the protein MSLAFHWFLPTYGDSRNLVPGGHGTPMSGDRPATLRYLRQICAAAETNGFEAVLTPTGLWCEDAWLTTAMLIEDTDTLKFLVAVRPGLTSPTLAAQMAGTFQRHSGGRLLLNVVTGGESHEQQAYGDFLDKQSRYARTAEFLQVVRRLWASSDPVTFAGDHIRVEGAELTNRPDPVPAVFFGGSSEPAGSVAARHADVYLTWGEPLVAVGEKLDWIRGLAAGSGRVLQYGLRIHVISRDTAEEAWREADRLLAGVDAADVERLQASLARSESVGQRRMLELHGGSVSELVVAPNLWAGVGLVRGGAGTALVGSHDEVAQRLVEYSNLGITHFILSGYPHLEEAYRFGEGVLPLLERRGLWKRPNAAAEPEPAVPFAVAAAH